One window of the Salvia miltiorrhiza cultivar Shanhuang (shh) chromosome 6, IMPLAD_Smil_shh, whole genome shotgun sequence genome contains the following:
- the LOC130990459 gene encoding protein FAR1-RELATED SEQUENCE 5-like, whose amino-acid sequence MRASGIGVSRAYHFLENEADSRQNIGFIRKDVFKKLYKESRNMSKLKHGDANKLMEILTNKGMSDPSCFWKVKLSDDGRLQNLFFRDTRCLIDYQHFGDVLSVDATYKTNKYDFICVSLVGINHHRMNVMFGLGFLLNEKVESYEWLFSMFLQAMYHKEPSIVFSDQDMAVMNAVDSTFRHASHRLCQWHINKNAVKHFGKLNKDPCFKNQWFRYMNGCESEHEFDMTWSRMIDEHDLSENRWLF is encoded by the coding sequence ATGCGAGCAAGTGGGATTGGTGTTAGCCGTGCATACCATTTTTTGGAGAACGAAGCTGATAGTCGGCAGAATATTGGATTCATACGGAAGGACGTATTCAAGAAACTATACAAGGAATCCCGAAACATGTCGAAGCTTAAGCACGGAGATGCAAACAAATTGATGGAGATTCTGACAAATAAAGGAATGAGCGACCCGTCATGTTTTTGGAAGGTAAAGTTAAGTGACGATGGAAGGCTACAAAACTTGTTCTTCCGTGATACACGTTGTTTGATTGATTATCAACATTTTGGTGATGTGTTATCTGTTGATGCTACGTACAAGACGAACAAATACGATTTTATTTGTGTGTCATTGGTTGGCATCAATCACCATCGTATGAATGTGATGTTCGGACTTGGTTTCTTATTAAATGAGAAAGTCGAGTCGTATGAGTGGTTATTTAGTATGTTTCTTCAAGCTATGTACCACAAAGAGCCTTCTATTGTATTCTCTGACCAAGACATGGCTGTCATGAACGCGGTTGATTCGACTTTTCGGCATGCGTCACATAGGCTTTGTCAATGGCATATCAACAAGAATGCCGTGAAGCACTTTGGGAAACTTAATAAGGATCCATGTTTCAAAAATCAGTGGTTTAGGTATATGAATGGATGCGAGAGTGAGCATGAGTTTGATATGACTTGGTCAAGAATGATAGATGAACATGATTTGTCGGAGAACAGATGGTTATTTTAG